From Marinobacter sp. F4206, the proteins below share one genomic window:
- a CDS encoding zinc-binding dehydrogenase: MRALLLKGPQKFGLENVATPKPSQGEVIIDVEVTGLGGSEVAALQNPGLRPLPNIMGHGLCGVTTAGQRIAVFPLSGCGDCLYCNQGQSQLCDDWSLIGVQRPGGFAEQVSVPESALVHLPASLSWEQASFIEPFANAVNAWERAQPKPTDSVLIVGAGSLGLGLTAMARDQGYGSVFVSDLSPNRLEAASSLGACEVARTFGREFDIVFDTVGTEVARTECINRTKKNGKSVFLGFASQSLSVDFTRMIREQKTFIGSFVFSREQFAKAMELVQGCSSKWVRNVSFNEVEAELMAYANGDFESIKSVLRPQKSV, translated from the coding sequence ATGAGAGCTCTCTTGCTTAAGGGCCCGCAAAAATTTGGTCTCGAAAATGTTGCTACACCAAAGCCAAGCCAAGGCGAGGTGATCATTGATGTAGAGGTCACAGGGCTTGGTGGTAGCGAAGTAGCGGCGCTTCAGAATCCAGGGCTTCGGCCTCTTCCAAACATAATGGGGCATGGGCTTTGCGGCGTAACAACCGCAGGTCAACGAATAGCGGTTTTTCCACTATCCGGTTGTGGGGACTGTCTCTACTGCAACCAAGGCCAGTCCCAACTTTGCGACGATTGGAGTCTGATTGGTGTTCAAAGACCTGGGGGCTTTGCCGAACAAGTATCGGTTCCAGAGAGTGCTCTTGTTCATCTACCCGCCTCATTAAGCTGGGAGCAAGCGTCGTTCATCGAGCCGTTTGCAAACGCCGTGAATGCGTGGGAGCGCGCTCAACCAAAGCCAACCGACTCAGTGCTGATTGTAGGAGCTGGCTCACTGGGTCTAGGTTTAACAGCAATGGCTCGGGATCAGGGCTATGGATCGGTATTTGTCTCAGATCTATCTCCCAATCGCTTAGAAGCTGCTTCGTCACTTGGCGCTTGCGAGGTAGCTCGGACCTTCGGCCGCGAATTCGACATCGTGTTCGACACTGTTGGCACAGAGGTAGCTCGCACTGAGTGTATTAATCGAACGAAGAAAAATGGAAAAAGCGTTTTCCTTGGCTTTGCTTCGCAATCTTTAAGTGTTGATTTCACACGCATGATTCGAGAGCAGAAAACGTTTATTGGATCGTTTGTTTTTTCGAGGGAGCAGTTCGCGAAAGCAATGGAGCTAGTGCAGGGTTGTAGTTCTAAGTGGGTAAGAAACGTGAGTTTCAATGAGGTTGAAGCCGAGCTAATGGCATACGCAAATGGCGATTTTGAATCAATAAAGTCCGTGCTTCGACCGCAAAAATCAGTATAA